Proteins encoded by one window of uncultured Draconibacterium sp.:
- a CDS encoding glycosyl hydrolase: MFAKKYNRYPHFLTLLFVLVLISLLAIQCQKEEVQLTADLEEGFISPPNEAQPRVWWHWMNGNITKDGIQKDLEWLHKIGVGGFQNFDAGLTTPKIVDKRLVYMTPEWKDAFRFTTELADSLGLEMAIAGSPGWSESGGPWVNPEEAMKKVVWSELRVEGGQSFSGELPHPPTKSGTFQNLSAEGPLGAIEDEMDHLPEYYQDISVIAYRIPENDYTMQELQPKITSSGGNFNLAQLTDGDLVTSSELPYKNPGEYSWIQFEFEESTTIQSITIVAGEGGRQFDFLGGGTSSQYLEVSNDGTNFEKVIDIRGGRATQKTLAFTPVTGKYFRVNIITPQPSRGPNIMAMMGLGGGNQPAPTGTAVMEIKLNTGARVNRFEDKAGFATATDLDEVPTPEVANPVTKNDIIDLTAQMAEDGTLNWEVPEGKWNIIRMGFSLTGRENHPASPEATGFEVDKLNPQYVRNYFNNYLDQYKNATGGLMGEKGLQYIITDSWEAGTQNWTDNMLAEFKNRRGYDLLPWLPALTGKVIESAKATDKFLWDYRRTLEEMVAEYHYDESTKILAERGMGRYSESHEGGRALIADGMEVKRTSAVPMSATWTPGGFGGPGPDVAIRHKADVRESASVSHIYGQKYVAAESLTAIGTAWAWSPRLLKPVADAELASGLNRFVIHTSVHQPVDDKIPGLGLGPFGQWFTRHETWADQADAWISYLARSSYMLQQGNFVADVAYMYGESHNITELFGQQLPQVPAGYEYDFVNADALLNTLKVEGGKITSPGGAAYKLLVLDKSTANMTLPVLQRIKDMANDGAVVCGPKPIGTPSLVDDAAHFKILADELWPLENGVNTIGKGKIYNGYPILEVLEKEQVATDFSYTKPAEDTELLYVHRQMGDVDIYWINNRKDRDEDVEATFRVEGKEAEIWQPETGMIKKASYSIASGSTTIPLHLAPNDAVFVIFRNKAQSDSYTAPEIIDTQLEDITGPWEISFESKVGEPFSATFETLSAWNENADNNIKYFSGTGTYTKTINVPAEWLSEEGNICLDLGEVENLAEVTVNGKAAGIVWKKPFRLEIGSALQEGDNEIQIKVANLWVNRLIGDAQLDVTEKLTYTTMPFYQANSPLLTSGLLGPVVLVQSK, encoded by the coding sequence AATTGGTGTTGGTGGCTTCCAGAACTTTGATGCAGGATTGACAACGCCTAAAATTGTTGACAAACGCTTGGTTTACATGACTCCCGAATGGAAAGATGCTTTCCGGTTTACAACTGAACTGGCCGATTCGCTTGGCCTGGAGATGGCCATTGCCGGATCGCCCGGATGGAGCGAAAGTGGTGGTCCGTGGGTAAACCCCGAAGAGGCCATGAAAAAAGTAGTTTGGAGTGAACTTCGTGTTGAAGGCGGTCAATCTTTCAGCGGAGAACTTCCTCATCCTCCAACTAAGTCAGGCACATTTCAGAATCTGAGTGCCGAAGGCCCGTTAGGTGCTATTGAAGACGAAATGGATCATCTTCCGGAATATTATCAGGATATTTCTGTGATAGCTTATCGTATTCCGGAAAATGACTATACCATGCAAGAGTTACAGCCAAAAATTACTTCAAGTGGAGGGAATTTTAATTTGGCTCAATTAACGGATGGAGACCTGGTAACATCCAGCGAACTTCCGTATAAAAACCCGGGAGAATACTCCTGGATTCAATTTGAATTTGAGGAATCAACAACAATACAATCAATAACTATAGTAGCCGGAGAAGGTGGAAGACAGTTCGACTTTTTAGGAGGCGGGACATCCAGCCAATACCTTGAAGTAAGTAACGACGGGACAAATTTTGAAAAGGTTATTGACATTCGTGGTGGAAGAGCAACTCAAAAAACATTGGCTTTTACGCCCGTAACAGGAAAATATTTCAGGGTTAATATAATCACTCCCCAGCCATCAAGAGGACCAAACATTATGGCCATGATGGGATTGGGAGGTGGAAATCAGCCGGCACCAACCGGTACCGCAGTAATGGAAATAAAGTTGAATACCGGTGCCCGTGTTAACCGTTTTGAAGATAAAGCAGGCTTCGCAACCGCTACCGATCTGGATGAAGTACCAACACCGGAAGTGGCTAATCCGGTAACAAAAAACGATATTATTGATTTAACCGCTCAAATGGCCGAAGACGGCACTTTAAACTGGGAAGTGCCGGAAGGAAAATGGAATATTATCCGCATGGGATTTTCGTTGACAGGCCGTGAAAATCACCCGGCATCGCCCGAAGCTACCGGTTTTGAGGTGGATAAGCTTAATCCGCAATATGTAAGAAACTATTTTAATAATTATCTCGATCAGTACAAAAATGCCACTGGTGGACTGATGGGAGAGAAAGGATTACAGTATATTATTACGGACAGTTGGGAAGCCGGTACGCAAAACTGGACAGATAACATGTTGGCGGAATTCAAAAATCGTCGTGGATATGATCTTCTTCCATGGCTACCGGCACTCACTGGAAAAGTGATTGAAAGCGCTAAAGCTACTGATAAATTTTTGTGGGATTACAGGCGAACACTGGAAGAAATGGTAGCTGAATATCATTATGATGAATCTACAAAAATTCTTGCCGAACGTGGTATGGGGCGTTACTCGGAATCGCACGAAGGTGGTCGTGCATTAATCGCTGATGGAATGGAAGTAAAACGAACTTCTGCTGTTCCAATGAGTGCCACCTGGACACCCGGTGGTTTTGGAGGTCCCGGACCGGATGTGGCAATCCGGCATAAGGCCGATGTTCGTGAATCGGCTTCCGTTTCACATATTTATGGCCAGAAATACGTGGCAGCAGAATCGCTAACAGCAATAGGAACCGCGTGGGCATGGTCGCCACGACTGTTAAAACCGGTAGCCGATGCTGAGTTGGCAAGTGGACTAAATCGTTTTGTTATTCATACTTCGGTACATCAACCGGTTGACGATAAAATACCCGGGCTGGGACTGGGGCCATTCGGACAATGGTTTACCCGCCATGAAACTTGGGCGGATCAAGCTGATGCCTGGATCTCATATCTCGCAAGAAGTTCGTACATGTTGCAACAAGGTAATTTTGTTGCAGACGTTGCCTATATGTATGGCGAAAGTCATAACATTACAGAATTGTTTGGTCAGCAGTTACCTCAGGTTCCTGCTGGGTACGAGTACGATTTTGTTAATGCCGATGCCTTGTTAAACACCTTAAAAGTAGAAGGTGGAAAAATTACATCGCCGGGAGGTGCCGCCTACAAATTGTTGGTACTCGACAAAAGTACCGCAAATATGACCTTACCGGTATTGCAACGAATAAAAGATATGGCCAACGACGGAGCAGTGGTCTGTGGCCCAAAACCAATAGGAACACCAAGTTTGGTGGACGATGCCGCTCACTTCAAAATCCTGGCAGACGAACTTTGGCCACTTGAAAATGGTGTAAATACCATTGGAAAAGGAAAGATTTACAATGGATACCCAATCTTAGAGGTGTTGGAAAAAGAACAGGTAGCTACAGATTTTTCATACACTAAACCTGCGGAAGACACAGAATTGCTGTATGTACATCGGCAAATGGGTGATGTAGATATTTATTGGATAAATAACCGAAAGGATCGCGATGAAGATGTTGAAGCCACATTCAGGGTTGAAGGAAAAGAAGCAGAGATTTGGCAACCTGAAACAGGAATGATAAAAAAAGCTTCTTATTCCATTGCAAGTGGCAGTACCACTATTCCGCTGCATCTTGCACCAAACGATGCTGTTTTTGTGATTTTTCGTAATAAGGCACAATCTGATTCGTATACTGCTCCTGAAATCATTGATACCCAATTGGAGGATATTACAGGTCCTTGGGAAATAAGTTTCGAATCAAAAGTTGGAGAGCCTTTCAGTGCTACTTTTGAAACACTTTCTGCCTGGAATGAAAATGCTGACAACAACATTAAATACTTCTCCGGAACCGGTACTTATACAAAAACCATAAATGTTCCTGCCGAATGGCTCAGCGAAGAAGGAAATATTTGCCTCGATCTGGGTGAAGTAGAAAATCTGGCCGAGGTGACTGTAAATGGAAAAGCAGCAGGGATTGTTTGGAAGAAACCATTCCGTTTGGAAATTGGATCAGCATTACAGGAAGGTGATAACGAAATACAAATTAAGGTAGCAAACCTTTGGGTAAATCGTTTGATTGGTGATGCCCAGTTAGATGTTACTGAAAAGCTGACCTATACAACAATGCCATTTTATCAGGCAAATTCGCCATTATTAACATCCGGATTACTTGGACCGGTAGTATTAGTTCAATCAAAATAG
- a CDS encoding RNA polymerase sigma-70 factor, which produces MTFSDREIFEKIKNGDDAAFSQLFDESYSSLCFFVNKYLSDLDKSRSLVQEFFVDLWINHSNLTVPHSPKSYLFNSVKNKTIDFLRKEKRMGKIVEPDENNESTPFRDLVEEAELNDKINQAIQDLPEKCREIFVLCRFDGLKYAEIARKLDISIKTVEMQMGIALKKLRKNLSDYQMFNLLVFVFSKKS; this is translated from the coding sequence ATGACATTTTCGGACAGAGAAATTTTCGAAAAAATAAAGAATGGGGATGATGCGGCCTTTAGTCAGTTATTTGACGAAAGCTATTCTTCGCTTTGTTTTTTTGTAAACAAATACCTCTCCGATCTTGATAAATCCAGATCGCTGGTTCAGGAATTTTTTGTTGACCTTTGGATCAATCATTCCAATTTAACTGTTCCTCACTCCCCAAAATCATATTTGTTCAATTCTGTTAAAAACAAAACCATCGACTTTTTAAGGAAGGAAAAACGAATGGGCAAGATCGTAGAACCGGATGAAAACAATGAGTCCACCCCGTTTCGCGATTTAGTGGAAGAGGCAGAATTGAACGATAAAATTAATCAAGCGATTCAGGACTTACCAGAAAAATGTCGCGAGATATTTGTGCTTTGCCGTTTTGATGGATTAAAATATGCTGAAATTGCCCGAAAATTAGACATTTCAATTAAAACAGTTGAAATGCAAATGGGAATTGCATTAAAAAAACTTCGCAAAAATCTTTCTGATTATCAGATGTTTAACCTCTTGGTGTTTGTTTTTTCAAAAAAAAGTTAA
- a CDS encoding FecR domain-containing protein: MNELIHNMNIDSLSAKFLSGNMSSEEQKEFEIRLNKSKENKETFLKNKKVWEQSRHQLVSEQITEDKVKVLRKLYAHQIKSLSRSRRQTLIYKLAAVLAIPLTFAISWHFLNTGNVEQPLLPETICEVTAPKGHVAKCILPDGTEVWVNTGSSVIYDANSFNNAAREVELSGEAYFEVTKNEAKPFTVKTSKANILVTGTSFNLKAYPNENTFEAILAEGGIDMEVNNASRQKVSLVPGDRAILEAGGNNITIDKVDPAYFSSWRTGELLFKDATLNDLVVELERVYDIDFYIVDEKLGEFRFRGMFSYNSNLIEALEKIKRTAQIDYRIENKEVWLTKMK, translated from the coding sequence GTGAACGAGCTAATTCATAACATGAATATAGACAGCCTTTCTGCAAAATTTCTTTCTGGGAATATGTCTTCAGAAGAACAAAAGGAATTTGAAATCAGGCTGAATAAATCAAAAGAAAACAAAGAAACTTTTCTGAAGAATAAGAAAGTTTGGGAGCAAAGCAGGCATCAACTCGTTTCGGAACAGATTACAGAAGATAAAGTTAAGGTACTGCGCAAATTGTATGCGCATCAAATAAAAAGTTTATCCCGTTCACGTCGTCAAACACTCATATATAAACTTGCAGCTGTTTTGGCAATTCCACTAACCTTTGCTATCAGTTGGCATTTCTTAAATACAGGCAATGTTGAACAGCCGCTGTTACCTGAAACAATTTGCGAAGTTACTGCACCAAAAGGACACGTTGCCAAATGTATCCTCCCCGATGGGACAGAGGTTTGGGTAAACACAGGTTCGTCGGTAATATACGATGCCAATTCGTTTAATAATGCCGCTCGGGAGGTAGAATTGTCGGGCGAAGCTTATTTCGAGGTGACAAAAAATGAAGCGAAACCTTTTACCGTAAAAACATCAAAGGCTAACATTCTGGTAACCGGTACATCATTCAACTTAAAAGCCTATCCCAACGAAAATACTTTTGAAGCTATTTTGGCAGAAGGTGGTATTGATATGGAAGTGAATAATGCTTCACGTCAAAAAGTTAGTCTGGTTCCGGGCGACAGAGCAATACTGGAAGCCGGTGGAAACAATATTACTATCGACAAAGTAGATCCCGCATATTTCAGTTCATGGCGTACAGGAGAGTTGCTCTTTAAAGATGCAACACTTAACGACCTGGTAGTAGAACTGGAACGTGTTTACGATATTGATTTTTATATAGTAGATGAGAAGTTGGGCGAGTTTCGCTTCAGGGGAATGTTTAGCTACAACAGCAACCTGATTGAAGCTTTAGAGAAAATTAAGAGAACTGCACAGATTGATTATCGCATTGAAAATAAGGAAGTATGGCTGACTAAAATGAAGTGA
- a CDS encoding TonB-dependent receptor, translated as MKKKSEAWGGLYPYAKKMMLIMRLTIFLVLVSVMASTASVYSQTTKLTVKMNNRKIADVFDAIEQQSDFYFFYNRDLFDDGQIVSVDMEGKTVEEILDEVLEGKSVTYEVVNSDILIKTVEERASNDSKAQQEKSVSGKISDKSGEPLPGVTVVVKGTTNGTITDFDGNYTITNVPDGATLQFSFVGMRLQEVAVGSQSVINITMEEETIGLEEVVAVGYGVQKKSSITGAIASVDAEEMQNRSTNNAGQAMQGKVSGVQIMNMSSAPGADPTFRVRGYSSNGANSDPLYIVDGLKVTSISYLDPSSIESIEVLKDAASAAIYGAEAGNGVVLVTTREGSKGKSRFFLNSLYASQKPRTKLDFMTGEQFTSYWQEAGYPASSFQGADTDWQDVMFETGQRMTHTIGFEGGSEKGTFYAALTYNGEDGMIVGDQDTYKRIAGQINATYQVNDWLKIGTNTSIERAEIVSVSANNMTSTGSVIGGAYFFDPTVPVNYANDADAPAGLGQLEYEAGGGYIDRNQDGLLYGESILMQSNLWNPILMKDNYTNESWRSNINGSAYIELTPIEGLVYTSRLGYRFGTEMESNYTSAYYHNTSQSRARGGLSAEARHNFYYQWENFANYSFSVGSNDFTAMAGMQYVNDNNSFVSGNTALLGSDEPNYRYLDYSDAAATDGVGGNNIDRRSISYFGRLDWNYEGKYMLQGTFRADAFDASKLSTDNRWGYFPAFSAGWDISRESFIEDLNLGFLDQFKVRGSWGINGNVTVLRNYPYSPSLSLGDSYYSFTNQLVSAATPANQLPNPELVWEKSKQTDIGFDSRFFNSRLSLNVDYFIKTTDGLLATGPAPVVSGTSTVMRNAGEIENRGLEVDMGWKGQVGDFKYNIIANFSTVKNEVIESPYGEGRQFGGGGFISGFVQGGGTYFEKGYPIWYLRGRVLDHYDGDTGLPIWKTAEELGTDDGMDYLGSVIPDFSYGFTFSAEYKGVDLRVFGMGQQGSELSWAINRFDLPIMNYPTMLFEDRWTPSNPNATYASPQVYTTGGAIAAYGGSNVFVYDNSFFKIKEIQLGYSLPSALIERVKISQLRVYVSLENYFTSTNYPGIDPESMAGVTAGDDPNLAGGMGIDRIQYPSMKQATFGINVSF; from the coding sequence ATGAAAAAAAAATCAGAAGCATGGGGTGGATTGTATCCTTATGCGAAAAAAATGATGTTAATTATGAGGTTAACTATTTTCCTTGTTTTAGTATCAGTTATGGCCAGTACGGCCAGCGTTTATTCACAAACGACTAAACTAACTGTAAAAATGAATAACCGTAAAATTGCTGATGTTTTCGATGCGATCGAACAACAAAGTGATTTTTACTTCTTTTATAACCGCGATCTTTTCGATGACGGTCAAATCGTATCAGTTGATATGGAAGGCAAAACCGTTGAGGAAATTCTTGATGAAGTGCTTGAAGGTAAATCAGTTACTTATGAGGTTGTTAATTCTGACATTTTAATTAAAACCGTTGAAGAAAGAGCTAGTAACGATTCAAAGGCACAACAAGAAAAATCAGTAAGCGGTAAAATTTCTGATAAATCAGGAGAACCATTGCCAGGTGTAACTGTAGTTGTAAAAGGTACTACCAATGGTACTATTACCGATTTTGATGGTAACTACACCATTACTAATGTACCTGATGGTGCAACACTTCAGTTTTCTTTTGTTGGTATGCGTTTGCAGGAAGTTGCAGTTGGTAGCCAAAGTGTTATCAATATTACCATGGAAGAAGAAACTATTGGTTTGGAAGAAGTGGTAGCAGTTGGTTACGGTGTACAGAAAAAAAGTAGTATTACCGGAGCAATTGCATCTGTTGATGCAGAAGAAATGCAAAACCGCTCGACAAATAATGCCGGGCAGGCAATGCAAGGTAAAGTATCAGGAGTTCAAATTATGAATATGTCAAGTGCTCCGGGTGCCGATCCTACTTTTAGGGTAAGGGGTTACTCAAGTAATGGAGCAAATTCTGACCCACTTTATATTGTTGACGGTTTGAAAGTTACCAGTATAAGTTACCTGGATCCTTCAAGTATTGAGTCTATTGAAGTGTTAAAAGATGCTGCTTCTGCAGCGATTTACGGAGCTGAAGCCGGTAATGGTGTTGTTCTTGTTACAACCCGTGAGGGAAGTAAAGGAAAAAGCCGCTTCTTTTTAAATTCATTGTATGCAAGCCAGAAACCAAGAACGAAACTGGACTTTATGACAGGTGAGCAGTTTACATCCTATTGGCAGGAAGCAGGTTATCCTGCATCATCATTTCAGGGGGCAGACACTGATTGGCAAGATGTGATGTTTGAAACCGGACAAAGAATGACACACACCATTGGTTTTGAAGGTGGATCAGAAAAGGGAACTTTTTATGCAGCTTTAACTTATAACGGCGAAGACGGTATGATTGTAGGCGACCAAGACACGTATAAACGTATTGCCGGTCAAATCAATGCAACTTACCAGGTTAACGATTGGTTAAAAATTGGAACCAATACCTCAATTGAAAGAGCCGAGATTGTAAGTGTTTCTGCAAATAACATGACTTCTACCGGTAGTGTGATTGGTGGAGCTTACTTTTTTGATCCAACCGTACCGGTAAACTATGCAAATGATGCAGATGCTCCCGCCGGACTTGGCCAGCTTGAGTATGAAGCAGGAGGAGGTTATATTGATCGCAACCAAGATGGATTGTTATATGGAGAATCAATTTTAATGCAATCCAATTTATGGAACCCGATTTTGATGAAGGATAACTATACTAATGAATCGTGGAGATCAAATATTAATGGTTCTGCATATATTGAACTTACTCCAATTGAAGGTCTTGTATATACCTCAAGACTTGGTTACCGTTTTGGTACAGAAATGGAGTCGAACTATACTAGTGCTTATTACCACAATACCAGCCAGAGTAGAGCTCGTGGAGGATTAAGTGCCGAAGCAAGACATAATTTCTATTATCAGTGGGAAAACTTTGCAAACTATTCTTTTTCGGTAGGAAGTAATGATTTTACCGCCATGGCCGGTATGCAATATGTGAATGATAATAATTCGTTTGTTTCTGGTAATACCGCATTACTGGGAAGTGATGAACCAAATTACCGTTACCTGGATTATTCTGATGCTGCTGCAACTGATGGAGTTGGCGGAAATAATATTGACAGACGTAGCATTTCGTATTTTGGACGTTTAGATTGGAACTATGAAGGTAAATATATGTTGCAGGGAACTTTCCGTGCAGATGCTTTCGATGCATCTAAATTATCAACAGATAATCGCTGGGGATATTTTCCGGCATTTTCTGCAGGTTGGGATATTTCGAGAGAAAGTTTTATCGAGGATTTAAACCTAGGATTCTTGGACCAATTTAAAGTTCGTGGTTCTTGGGGTATCAACGGTAATGTTACTGTATTGAGAAACTATCCTTATTCGCCATCTTTATCGTTGGGTGATTCTTATTACAGCTTTACCAATCAGTTAGTTTCTGCCGCAACACCGGCCAATCAACTTCCTAATCCTGAGCTTGTTTGGGAAAAATCAAAACAAACCGACATTGGTTTTGATAGCCGTTTCTTTAATAGCAGGTTGAGTTTAAATGTGGATTATTTCATTAAAACCACTGATGGACTTCTGGCAACTGGCCCTGCTCCTGTAGTTTCAGGTACCAGCACTGTAATGAGAAATGCTGGTGAAATTGAAAACCGTGGTTTGGAAGTTGATATGGGCTGGAAAGGCCAGGTTGGCGATTTCAAATACAATATTATAGCTAACTTTTCTACCGTGAAAAATGAAGTTATCGAAAGCCCCTACGGTGAAGGCCGTCAGTTTGGTGGTGGTGGATTCATTTCTGGTTTCGTTCAGGGAGGTGGAACCTATTTTGAAAAGGGTTACCCAATTTGGTATCTCAGAGGTCGTGTTCTTGACCACTATGATGGAGACACAGGACTTCCTATATGGAAAACAGCTGAAGAGTTAGGTACCGATGACGGAATGGATTATCTGGGTTCAGTTATTCCTGATTTCTCATACGGATTTACATTTTCTGCTGAATACAAAGGTGTTGATTTAAGAGTGTTTGGAATGGGCCAGCAAGGCAGTGAACTAAGTTGGGCTATTAATAGATTTGACCTTCCGATAATGAACTATCCAACAATGTTGTTTGAAGATCGTTGGACTCCTTCAAATCCTAATGCTACTTATGCATCACCACAAGTTTATACAACTGGTGGAGCCATTGCTGCATACGGTGGATCAAACGTATTTGTGTATGATAATTCATTCTTCAAAATCAAAGAAATCCAGTTAGGTTATTCTTTGCCATCGGCACTGATCGAGCGTGTTAAGATTTCTCAATTGAGGGTTTATGTATCTCTGGAGAATTATTTCACTTCTACCAATTATCCTGGTATTGATCCTGAATCTATGGCCGGTGTTACAGCTGGAGATGATCCAAACCTTGCAGGTGGTATGGGAATCGACAGGATTCAGTATCCATCAATGAAGCAGGCTACATTCGGTATTAATGTATCATTTTAA
- a CDS encoding RagB/SusD family nutrient uptake outer membrane protein translates to MKKIILSILVLYCGMFLLNSCNQDLLEVEQHGALNPDSYYANASDADANQLIAAIYTTMYGRTNNNVTPGDDGVTRTANTNVNSQNAGSNGDFTALYRVNYLCNLIIENLTPDTEIKKQVIGEAYFWRAYAYIDLIMGWGTPPLVDHVLGPDELQPTNGTPAELWAYVESSLAEAISMLPAKPGLGQQEAIGGRVTKGAATAVLGEAQLYKKDYSAAVSTLQPLINSGLYALQSTYLDLWHVGSDFCDEYMWEFNFDDADQANFENQGDDRAIRVTWRAENVTVPGGLGVSGFGGADYGKDFYDFMIAHDGKSNRYLGTIWDYEDILDRFIELGLAADRTEAMGEFWGAAPIMNNCRGYFRIKMVPWGPHPEIEGWVSDVYDWNDADNIHSKANWPGMRYSEVLLIYAEACLGAGTNTAEGLAALNEVRVRAGIDPLGSYDLQDVKDERRAELVSEGVRFQDLIRWGDAATETAGLASHTYTFEGYVEGTTDYLVTPTAVPEWEDFVVGRDELNPFPYNEMLLNPNIVQNPGW, encoded by the coding sequence ATGAAAAAGATAATATTATCAATATTAGTTTTGTATTGCGGGATGTTTTTGCTGAATTCCTGTAATCAGGATCTGTTGGAAGTTGAGCAGCATGGTGCGCTCAATCCAGACAGTTATTACGCGAATGCATCTGACGCAGACGCAAATCAATTAATTGCTGCCATTTATACAACAATGTATGGCAGAACAAATAATAACGTTACCCCTGGTGATGACGGAGTTACCAGAACTGCTAATACAAATGTTAATTCACAGAATGCCGGATCAAACGGAGATTTTACAGCGCTATACCGGGTAAATTACCTGTGTAACCTGATTATCGAGAATTTGACACCAGATACTGAGATTAAAAAGCAGGTTATTGGAGAAGCTTATTTTTGGCGTGCCTATGCTTATATTGATCTAATCATGGGGTGGGGAACTCCTCCACTTGTTGACCATGTGTTAGGACCTGATGAATTGCAACCTACTAATGGAACTCCGGCTGAACTTTGGGCTTATGTAGAGAGTAGTTTGGCAGAAGCCATTTCTATGCTTCCTGCTAAACCGGGCCTTGGACAGCAAGAAGCAATCGGTGGGCGTGTAACAAAAGGTGCTGCCACTGCTGTACTTGGAGAAGCCCAGCTGTATAAAAAAGATTATTCAGCTGCAGTTTCAACCTTGCAACCACTTATCAATTCAGGTTTGTATGCTTTACAATCAACCTATTTGGATTTATGGCATGTAGGTTCAGACTTTTGCGATGAATACATGTGGGAGTTTAACTTTGATGATGCAGACCAGGCTAATTTTGAGAACCAGGGAGATGACAGAGCAATTAGAGTTACCTGGAGAGCAGAAAACGTTACGGTTCCGGGTGGACTTGGAGTTTCTGGATTTGGTGGCGCCGACTACGGTAAAGACTTTTACGATTTTATGATTGCCCACGATGGAAAAAGCAATCGTTATTTGGGAACAATCTGGGATTATGAAGATATCCTTGATCGTTTCATCGAATTGGGTCTGGCTGCGGATCGTACTGAAGCAATGGGCGAATTTTGGGGAGCTGCACCTATTATGAATAACTGTCGTGGTTATTTCAGAATTAAAATGGTTCCTTGGGGACCACATCCTGAAATTGAAGGTTGGGTGAGTGATGTATATGACTGGAATGATGCTGATAATATTCACTCTAAGGCAAACTGGCCAGGCATGCGTTACTCAGAAGTATTGCTTATTTATGCTGAAGCTTGTTTAGGAGCAGGAACCAATACTGCAGAAGGTTTGGCAGCACTTAATGAGGTTCGTGTAAGAGCTGGAATTGACCCACTTGGATCATATGATCTTCAGGACGTGAAAGATGAAAGACGTGCTGAATTGGTGAGCGAGGGTGTTCGTTTCCAGGACTTGATCAGATGGGGTGATGCAGCTACTGAAACAGCAGGATTGGCATCTCATACATACACTTTTGAAGGTTATGTTGAAGGAACAACCGATTATTTGGTAACACCAACAGCTGTTCCTGAATGGGAAGATTTCGTGGTAGGTCGTGATGAGTTGAATCCATTTCCTTACAACGAAATGTTGTTGAATCCGAATATCGTTCAAAATCCCGGTTGGTAA
- a CDS encoding alpha/beta hydrolase fold domain-containing protein: MKKVIVLLLTCYLSVTSFSQEVYKIYDGIAPGSENWKDPELTVPAPWSGNPLIYNVSEPTISIYHPNKAIDTGAAMIIAPGGGNRFLTWQEEGINVAEWFQRHGVTGILLKYRTNQVGSKKEIEESLKAIWPPKPNTDSNSSENENNETQNISSPQTQIEATLQGDDGRMAIKYVRQHADELGINPDKIGIVGFSAGAMLTANVVAIHDNASRPNIAASIYGGGLTGEITDRIPLFICSPVHDLFPADDLFQTYQNWKKAEVPVELHFIHDANHGDGLQYNGKAWNEWIENMYNFMKAVDFLE, from the coding sequence ATGAAAAAAGTAATAGTATTACTTTTAACTTGCTATCTTTCAGTTACGTCTTTTTCACAGGAAGTATATAAGATTTACGATGGTATAGCTCCCGGTAGTGAAAACTGGAAAGATCCTGAATTAACTGTGCCGGCTCCATGGAGTGGCAATCCGCTTATTTACAACGTAAGTGAGCCCACCATTTCTATTTATCATCCAAACAAAGCCATTGATACCGGTGCCGCTATGATTATCGCACCAGGTGGAGGCAACAGATTTCTTACCTGGCAAGAGGAAGGAATTAATGTGGCAGAATGGTTCCAGCGTCACGGCGTTACAGGAATTCTGCTAAAATACCGCACCAATCAGGTCGGTTCAAAAAAAGAAATTGAAGAATCGTTAAAAGCTATTTGGCCACCAAAACCAAATACCGATTCTAATTCAAGTGAAAACGAAAATAACGAAACACAAAATATAAGTAGCCCGCAAACTCAAATTGAAGCAACCTTGCAAGGTGACGATGGTCGTATGGCCATTAAATATGTACGCCAACATGCAGACGAATTAGGCATTAATCCTGATAAAATTGGAATAGTAGGGTTTTCTGCCGGCGCCATGTTAACTGCAAATGTGGTTGCAATTCATGATAATGCAAGTCGTCCAAATATCGCAGCGTCAATTTATGGAGGAGGTCTTACCGGGGAGATCACTGATCGTATACCATTATTTATCTGTTCACCTGTACATGACCTTTTTCCTGCCGATGATCTTTTTCAGACTTACCAGAACTGGAAAAAGGCTGAAGTCCCGGTCGAACTACATTTTATTCATGATGCGAACCACGGAGATGGTCTGCAGTACAATGGTAAAGCGTGGAACGAATGGATTGAAAATATGTACAATTTTATGAAAGCGGTTGATTTTCTTGAATAA